One Balaenoptera ricei isolate mBalRic1 chromosome 16, mBalRic1.hap2, whole genome shotgun sequence genomic window carries:
- the ADAM8 gene encoding disintegrin and metalloproteinase domain-containing protein 8 yields the protein MHGLGLLLLAALWLQEAAPRASLPHVEQYEVVRPRRLPAPRTRRALPSHSGLYPESVSYVLGARGHTFTLHLRKNRDLVGSGYVETYTAADGAQVTEQLPRQDHCFYQGNVEGHQGSAASLSTCAGLRGFFQAGSTVHLIEPLDGGGEEGQHALYQAQHLQQKAGTCGVNDSSLEAVLGPRVSAALRPRNWPVPRETRYVELFVVTDSTEFQRLGSREAVRRRVLEVVNHVDKLYQELNFRVVLVGLEMWNGGDKIHVSTQADTTLSNFLSWRVQDLAGRHLHDNAQFITGVNFAGTTVGLAKVSAMCSQDSGAVNQDHSPNPMGVASTMAHEMGHNLGMDHDENIQDCYCPVPRAGGGCVMAASISSNFPRKFSHCSRADLETFVEKAWTACLVDVPDPARLVGGPVCGNQFVERGEQCDCGAPQECQNRCCNASTCLLAKGAECAHGTCCHECRVKPAGEPCRPAKDQCDLREYCDGRQPVCPEDAFWENGTPCPGGYCYNGACPTLAQRCRDLWGPGARVATETCYSYSISAGCRSGIPLDFGRVNRCGTLFCAWGQKPPERSSCTLTSSSGDCQALVQDSSSAYEPVPEGTKCGKEQVCWKGFCQDLRVYRSRNCSARCSNHGVCNHKDQCHCHPGWAPPYCAELLPNVRTASGSLLVGVLVPVALLVPLALTLAGVVIYRKAQTPVRRRNVAAKTAMGLSNPLFHEGHRTPVKGRDPAPTRGPPEPGLSSHSSQPPKPTASTVTPKWPRPAPPATMSSPPSPVPVYTRQAPGQLRPAPPTKPLPVLKAKQVVKPTCTPPMPPVKPRAGGAQPGPTQGVVGPKVALKPPDQRR from the exons ATGCACGGCCTCGGGCTCCTGCTGCTTGCTGCGCTGTGGCTACAGG AGGCCGCCCCCAGGGCCAGCCTGCCCCACGTGGAGCAGTACGAGGTGGTGAGGCCCCGGCGCCTGCCAGCACCCCGCACCCGCCGAGCCCTGCCCTCCCACTCG GGCCTGTATCCGGAGAGTGTGAGCTACGTCCTGGGGGCCCGAGGGCACACCTTCACCCTGCACCTTCGGAAGAACAG GGACCTGGTGGGCTCGGGCTATGTGGAGACCTACACGGCCGCCGATGGCGCCCAGGTGACAGAGCAGCTGCCGAGGCAG GACCACTGCTTCTACCAGGGCAACGTGGAGGGGCACCAGGGCTCCGCTGCCAGCCTCAGCACCTGCGCCGGCCTCAG GGGCTTCTTCCAGGCCGGCTCCACCGTCCACCTGATCGAGCCCCTGGATGGGGGCGGGGAAGAGGGGCAACACGCGCTGTACCAGGCGCAGCACCTGCAGCAGAAGGCCGGCACCTGCGGGGTCAACGACAGCAGCCTGGAGGCCGTCCTGGGGCCGCGGGTCTCGGCGGCCCTCAGGCCCCGG AACTGGCCAGTGCCCCGAGAGACCCGCTACGTGGAGCTGTTCGTGGTCACGGACAGCACAGAG TTCCAGCGGTTGGGGAGCAGAGAGGCTGTGCGCCGGCGGGTGCTGGAGGTGGTCAACCACGTGGACAAG CTTTATCAGGAGCTCAATTTCCGCGTGGTGCTTGTGGGCCTGGAGATGTGGAACGGTGGGGACAAGATTCACGTCAGCACCCAGGCCGACACCACACTGAGCAACTTCCTGTCCTGGCGGGTGCAAGACCTGGCGGGGCGGCACCTGCACGACAACGCGCAGTTCATCAC CGGGGTCAACTTCGCAGGGACCACCGTGGGACTGGCCAAGGTGTCCGCCATGTGCTCCCAGGACTCGGGGGCTGTGAACCAG GACCACAGCCCGAACCCCATGGGCGTGGCGAGCACCATGGCCCACGAGATGGGCCACAACCTGGGCATGGACCACGACGAGAACATCCAGGACTGCTACTGCCCGGTGCCGCGGGCCGGCGGCGGCTGCGTGATGGCAGCCAGCATCAG CTCCAACTTCCCCAGAAAGTTCAGCCACTGCAGCCGGGCTGACCTGGAGACATTCGTGGAGAAGGCCTGGACGGCTTGCCTGGTGGACGTGCCGGACCCCGCCCGGCTGGTGGGCGGCCCCGTGTGTGGGAACCAGTTCGTGGAGCGTGGGGAGCAGTGCGACTGCGGCGCCCCCCAG gagtGTCAGAACCGCTGCTGCAATGCCAGCACCTGCCTGCTGGCCAAGGGGGCCGAGTGTGCCCACGGCACCTGCTGCCACGAGTGCAGG GTGAAGCCGGCCGGAGAGCCGTGCCGCCCTGCAAAGGACCAGTGTGACCTCAGAGAGTACTGCGACGGCCGGCAGCCTGTGTGTCCCGAGGACGCCTTCTGGGAGAACGGCACGCCCTGCCCGGGGGGCTACTGCTACAACGGGGCCTGCCCCACGCTGGCCCAGAGGTGCCGGGACTTGTGGGGGCCAG GCGCTCGGGTTGCCACGGAGACGTGCTACAGCTACAGCatctctgcaggctgcaggagcGGGATCCCCCTGGACTTTGGCAG GGTCAACAGGTGTGGCACTCTGTTCTGTGCGTGGGGGCAGAAGCCCCCGGAGCGGAGTTCCTGCACCCTCACCTCCTCCTCGGGTGATTGCCAGGCTCTTGTCCAGGACAGCAGCAGCGCGTACGAGCCAGTGCCAGAAGGCACCAAGTGTGGCAAGGAGCAG GTTTGCTGGAAAGGCTTCTGCCAGGACCTCCGTGTCTACAGATCCAGAAACTGCTCTGCCCGGTGTAGCAACCATGGG GTGTGCAACCACAAGGACCAGTGCCACTGCCACCCGGGCTGGGCCCCGCCCTACTGCGCAGAGCTGCTGCCTAACGTGCGCACAG CTTCCGGGAGCCTCCTGGTGGGCGTGCTGGTGCCTGTGGCGCTCCTGGTGCCTCTGGCGCTGACCCTGGCAGGCGTGGTCATCTACCGCAAAGCCCAGACCCCCGTCCGAAGGAG GAATGTGGCAGCCAAGACGGCCATGGGGCTCTCCAACCCCCTGTTCCACGAGGGGCACAGGACACCCGTGAAGGGCAGGGACCCGGCTCCCACCAGGGGGCCCCCAGAGCCTGGCCTTTCCTCCCACTCCAGCCAGCCCCCCAAACCCACGGCTTCCACGGTGACCCCTAAGTGGCCACGCCCTGCT CCTCCAGCCACTATGTCCAGCCCACCGTCCCCAGTTCCTGTGTATACCCGGCAGGCCCCGGGCCAG CTCAGACCTGCTCCTCCCACCAAGCCCCTCCCGGTGCTGAAGGCCAAGCAG GTCGTCAAGCCAACCTGCACTCCACCGATGCCACCTGTCAAGCCCCGGGCCGGAGGGGCCCAGCCTGGACCCACTCAG gGAGTTGTTGGCCCAAAGGTTGCTCTGAAACCCCCCGACCAGAGGAGGTGA